In a single window of the Olivibacter sp. SDN3 genome:
- a CDS encoding DoxX family protein, whose amino-acid sequence MAILSTLGNYRNTGLLLIRAVLGIMFIMYGYPKIAGGPEMWKGVGAAMGNVGITFGHSFWGFLAALTETLGGFLLIIGFAFRPATLLLAFVMFIAALFHYKTEGFMSASHPIELGFIFIGLALIGPGKYSVDKR is encoded by the coding sequence ATGGCAATATTATCAACTCTAGGAAATTACAGAAATACTGGCTTACTGCTAATACGTGCAGTATTAGGCATCATGTTTATCATGTACGGATATCCAAAAATAGCAGGGGGCCCAGAGATGTGGAAAGGTGTAGGCGCTGCTATGGGCAATGTAGGCATTACGTTTGGACATTCTTTTTGGGGCTTTTTGGCTGCCCTTACTGAAACGCTAGGTGGCTTTTTATTGATCATCGGCTTTGCTTTTCGTCCAGCAACATTATTATTAGCTTTTGTGATGTTCATAGCAGCGCTTTTCCACTACAAAACAGAAGGTTTTATGTCTGCATCGCACCCTATCGAGCTAGGTTTTATCTTTATCGGTCTAGCCTTGATCGGGCCAGGAAAATACAGTGTCGATAAACGTTAA
- a CDS encoding LD-carboxypeptidase, protein MTKTPAYLKKGDKVGIVCPAWKAETDINPAIKLLEAWGLGVIIGKTVHSSYRQYAGSDELRTADFQNMLDSDEIKAIFAARGGYGSVRIIDEIDFTSFEKDPKWIIGFSDITVIHSHIHQLFAIPTIHGQMPLTIPDATKASLNSLQDTLFGKKPFYTYKSKAPHVPGEATAPVIGGNLALLVSVLGSVSDMDYDGKILFIEDVGEFYYAIDRMLYTLKRAGKLAKLQGLIVGGFTNLKDNKVAFGWHISELIKDIVGAYGYPIAFDFPAGHIDDNYTLILGREATLKVTQDTVSLRYI, encoded by the coding sequence ATGACGAAAACACCAGCATACTTAAAAAAAGGCGATAAGGTAGGAATTGTATGTCCGGCATGGAAGGCAGAAACAGACATTAATCCCGCAATTAAGTTACTGGAAGCTTGGGGGTTGGGAGTTATTATAGGAAAAACTGTTCATAGTAGTTATCGACAGTACGCCGGAAGCGACGAACTACGTACAGCAGATTTTCAAAACATGTTAGATAGCGATGAGATAAAAGCCATATTTGCTGCCAGGGGAGGTTATGGCTCGGTCCGTATAATTGATGAGATAGATTTTACTTCTTTCGAAAAAGATCCCAAATGGATTATTGGCTTTAGCGATATTACCGTTATTCACAGTCATATCCATCAATTATTCGCTATTCCTACCATACATGGGCAAATGCCCCTGACTATTCCAGATGCCACTAAAGCATCATTAAACAGTCTGCAAGATACGCTTTTTGGCAAGAAACCGTTCTATACATATAAAAGCAAAGCGCCGCATGTACCAGGTGAGGCTACAGCGCCCGTGATAGGCGGTAATCTGGCATTGCTCGTAAGTGTGTTGGGTTCAGTTTCTGATATGGACTATGACGGTAAAATTTTATTTATCGAAGATGTAGGCGAGTTTTATTATGCTATTGACCGCATGTTATATACACTTAAACGTGCCGGTAAATTAGCTAAACTCCAAGGGTTGATTGTAGGTGGTTTTACAAATTTGAAAGATAATAAGGTAGCTTTCGGGTGGCATATTTCCGAGCTTATTAAAGATATCGTTGGCGCATACGGATATCCTATTGCGTTCGATTTTCCTGCGGGACATATCGACGATAATTATACCTTGATTTTGGGCCGGGAAGCCACTTTAAAGGTAACACAGGATACAGTTTCTCTACGCTATATATAG
- the metG gene encoding methionine--tRNA ligase, with amino-acid sequence MKTKDFKRYTITSALPYANGPLHIGHLAGAYIPADIFVRFLRMNNKDVAFVCGSDEHGAAITIKAKKEGISPQEIIDKYHTQIKESFDSFGISFDIYHRTSAKIHHELSQEFFLNLYHKNEFIERFSEQYYDEEFHQFLADRYIVGTCPNCHNEGAYGDQCEKCGTSLSPTDLINPKSTLSGKTPVLRETKHWYLPLDKYQTWLEEWLLVGKKDILKSNVYGQCSSWLKSGLQARSMTRDLDWGVDVPLEEAQGKKLYVWLDAPIGYISATKQWAADTGNDWEKYWKKQEDPTDDACLIHFIGKDNIVFHCIIFPAILHAHGEYILPENIPANEFLNLEGDKLSTSRNHAVWLHEYLADFPNKQDELRYVLASILPETSDSEFTWKDFQARVNNELVAIFGNFVNRVLVLSHKYFGGTVMPATKLTEKDKLVLSELERYPKAIKSSLQQYRFREALAHFMNIARLGNKYLADEEPWKLIKTDEERVKTVLNISLQIAANLAVLSQPFLPFTADKLFDMLNFNDRSWDTAGNAQLLAEGHLLGQTQLLFEKITDEQVDAQLAKLAQAKLDNAKDTAVAEPAKANISFDQFTPLDIRTGKILTAEKVAKTKKLLKMTIDTGIDQRTVVSGIAEFFKPEDIVGKQVSVLVNLEAREIKGILSQGMILMAEDVDGRLDFVAPQSAIKPGSIIR; translated from the coding sequence ATGAAAACAAAAGATTTTAAACGTTATACCATTACATCGGCCCTTCCTTACGCTAATGGGCCTTTACACATAGGGCATTTAGCAGGGGCCTACATCCCTGCCGATATATTTGTTCGTTTTCTTCGAATGAATAATAAGGATGTGGCTTTTGTCTGTGGCTCGGACGAGCATGGAGCGGCCATTACCATAAAAGCCAAAAAGGAAGGAATAAGTCCGCAGGAAATCATTGATAAGTACCATACACAGATAAAAGAAAGCTTCGATAGTTTTGGTATTTCTTTTGATATTTATCACCGAACATCGGCTAAAATACATCATGAACTCTCGCAGGAGTTCTTTCTTAACCTGTACCACAAGAACGAGTTTATTGAAAGGTTCTCTGAGCAATATTATGATGAAGAGTTCCATCAGTTTTTGGCAGACAGATATATTGTGGGAACTTGTCCAAATTGTCATAATGAAGGAGCCTACGGCGATCAATGCGAGAAATGTGGCACTTCATTGAGCCCAACCGATCTAATTAACCCGAAATCTACCTTAAGTGGGAAAACGCCTGTACTCAGAGAAACGAAACACTGGTATCTTCCGTTGGATAAATATCAAACCTGGCTGGAAGAGTGGTTATTGGTGGGTAAAAAAGATATTCTAAAATCAAATGTTTACGGACAATGTAGTTCTTGGTTGAAGTCGGGGCTCCAGGCTAGATCGATGACGCGCGACCTGGATTGGGGGGTAGATGTTCCGCTGGAAGAAGCACAGGGGAAAAAGTTGTATGTATGGCTGGATGCACCCATAGGCTATATCTCGGCAACCAAACAATGGGCGGCAGATACAGGGAACGACTGGGAGAAATACTGGAAAAAGCAGGAAGACCCTACGGATGACGCCTGTTTGATCCATTTTATCGGAAAAGATAACATTGTTTTCCATTGTATTATTTTTCCGGCAATACTACATGCACACGGCGAGTATATATTGCCGGAGAATATACCGGCAAATGAATTTTTAAATTTAGAAGGCGATAAGTTATCCACTTCCAGAAACCATGCGGTATGGTTGCACGAGTATTTGGCTGATTTCCCAAATAAACAAGATGAACTACGCTATGTGCTGGCTTCTATTTTACCGGAAACTTCCGACAGCGAATTCACCTGGAAAGATTTTCAGGCGCGTGTAAATAACGAGCTGGTAGCTATCTTCGGCAATTTTGTGAATAGGGTGTTGGTACTTTCCCATAAATATTTTGGTGGTACGGTGATGCCCGCGACAAAGCTCACCGAGAAAGATAAATTGGTGTTGTCTGAGCTTGAACGTTATCCAAAAGCCATTAAATCGTCTTTGCAACAGTATCGATTCCGGGAGGCGCTGGCCCATTTTATGAATATCGCCCGATTAGGTAATAAATACTTGGCAGACGAAGAGCCTTGGAAGCTGATAAAAACAGATGAAGAAAGGGTCAAGACCGTATTGAATATCAGTTTGCAAATAGCGGCTAACCTAGCGGTTCTTTCGCAACCATTTTTACCGTTTACGGCCGATAAACTTTTCGATATGTTGAATTTTAACGATCGCTCGTGGGACACGGCCGGGAATGCGCAACTGTTGGCAGAAGGGCACCTCTTGGGACAAACGCAGCTTTTGTTTGAAAAAATTACGGATGAGCAGGTGGATGCACAGCTGGCCAAGCTGGCTCAGGCGAAACTTGATAATGCTAAGGATACGGCAGTTGCTGAACCGGCAAAAGCAAATATCAGCTTTGATCAGTTTACACCCTTGGATATCCGAACAGGTAAAATCTTAACGGCTGAAAAGGTTGCTAAAACAAAAAAATTATTAAAAATGACCATTGATACCGGTATCGATCAGCGAACAGTGGTTTCCGGTATCGCCGAATTCTTTAAACCAGAAGATATTGTGGGAAAACAGGTCTCGGTTCTCGTGAACCTCGAAGCTCGTGAAATCAAAGGAATTCTTTCTCAGGGCATGATCTTAATGGCTGAAGATGTCGATGGGCGATTGGATTTTGTAGCTCCCCAGTCTGCCATAAAGCCGGGAAGTATTATCCGGTAG